A region of Rhodamnia argentea isolate NSW1041297 chromosome 9, ASM2092103v1, whole genome shotgun sequence DNA encodes the following proteins:
- the LOC125316634 gene encoding uncharacterized protein LOC125316634 — protein METEEGDTIDCVDIDKQPALDHHLFKNHKVQGNSWRDGCCYTFCQGFVQVDRIITPNYPIKPVSTHGGPIYELKVEVSQVISVLLHDQQTRLISINENLEDSTFTAAWGGIAQESADGYCPPMGSGVLPDADYRKAAYFRDVRWMNARGEIFPPREVMPVVVDVTPSCYGPLDLHLRPDPWGYYFSYGGPGGYCRA, from the exons ATGGAGACTGAGGAAGGAGACACTATTGATTGTGTCGATATCGACAAACAACCGGCGCTGGATCATCATTTATTTAAGAATCATAAAGTTCAA GGAAATAGTTGGCGCGATGGTTGCTGCTACACATTCTGCCAAGGTTTTGTACAAGTGGATAGAATAATAACTCCCAATTATCCAATTAAACCAGTTTCTACCCATGGTGGACCCATATATGAACTCAAAGTCGAAGTCTCCCAGGTGATTTCAGTTCTCCTACATGATCAACAGACTCGACTTATCTCAATAAACGAGAACCTGGAG GACAGCACGTTCACCGCGGCATGGGGAGGGATCGCTCAAGAAAGCGCGGACGGGTATTGCCCGCCCATGGGCAGCGGGGTGTTGCCGGATGCGGATTACCGGAAAGCAGCTTATTTCAGAGATGTCCGGTGGATGAATGCACGTGGAGAGATTTTTCCTCCTCGTGAAGTGATGCCCGTGGTGGTGGACGTGACACCCAGTTGTTATGGTCCGCTGGATCTGCATCTTAGGCCGGATCCATGGGGTTATTATTTCTCCTATGGAGGCCCAGGAGGATACTGCAGAGCATGA
- the LOC115736963 gene encoding uncharacterized protein LOC115736963 translates to MELSLPSLSPSTSAASLASSSSRASKLYDRGGRRRRASFSEARPQPQVRCVKSSAERTSDGIDANRERDDAGGGHFAGPAMEVTTFDRSFSDSEFPIWEKIGAVVRLSYGIGIYGAMALAGRFICSFTGIDCMGGFHPSLDVILEGLGYAAPPIMALLFILDDEVVKLSPHARAIRDVEDEELWSFFYGMSPWQFILIVAASSVGEELFYRAAIQGALADMFFRGTDLVTNAKGIASLTGVLPPFVPFAQAFAAVITAALTGSLYYVAASPKDPTYVVAPVLQSRSGRDNLKKLFAAWYERRQMKKIYSPLLEGLLALYLGFEWIQTNNILAPMITHGIYSAVILGHGLWKIHDHRRRLRQRIQQLREGNNSK, encoded by the exons ATGGAGCTGTCTCTTCCTTCTCTGTCCCCGAGCACTTCGGCAGCTTCGCTCGCGTCCTCCTCCAGCAGAGCTTCGAAGCTCTACGATCGTGGCGGGAGGAGGAGGCGGGCGAGCTTCAGCGAAGCCAGGCCTCAACCTCAGGTACGGTGCGTCAAGTCCTCCGCCGAGAGGACCAGTGACGGGATCGACGCGAACAGGGAGAGAGATGACGCAGGAGGAGGACATTTCGCGGGTCCTGCCATGGAGGTGACCACATTTGACCGCAGCTTCAGCGATTCGGAATTCCCAATTTGGGAGAAGATCGGTGCTGTTGTACGGCTCAGTTACGGAATCG GTATATACGGCGCAATGGCGTTAGCCGGGCGGTTTATTTGCTCATTTACCGGGATAGATTGCATGGGAGGGTTCCATCCTTCACTGGACGTGATCCTCGAAGGGCTCGGATACGCTGCCCCTCCGATCATGGCTCTTCTGTTCATACTAGAT GACGAGGTAGTGAAGTTGTCACCTCATGCTCGGGCTATAAGGGACGTGGAAGATGAAGAGCTCTGGAGCTTCTTTTATGGGATGTCGCCGTGGCAG TTCATACTAATTGTTGCTGCGAGCTCAGTTGGGGAGGAGCTTTTCTACAGAGCTGCCATTCAG GGAGCACTCGCCGATATGTTCTTTAGGGGCACAGATTTGGTCACCAACGCTAAAGGGATCGCTTCTCTG ACTGGAGTGCTACCACCTTTTGTCCCTTTTGCCCAGGCATTTGCAGCGGTTATTACGGCTGCGCTAACAGGTTCTCTGTACTATGTGGCTGCCTCCCCAAAAG ATCCCACATACGTAGTTGCTCCAGTTTTGCAATCTCGCTCGGGTCGTGATAATCTGAAGAAACTCTTTGCAG CCTGGTATGAAAGGAGgcaaatgaagaaaatctaCTCTCCTCTTCTTGAAGGACTTCTAGCTCTCTACCTTGGGTTTGAGTGGATTCAG ACAAACAACATCCTTGCACCCATGATAACACATGGGATTTATTCTGCGGTAATACTCGGACATGGCCTTTGGAAGATTCATGACCACCGGAGAAGACTACGCCAACGAATCCAGCAGCTTAGAGAGGGAAACAATTCGAAATGA